The Tamandua tetradactyla isolate mTamTet1 chromosome 6, mTamTet1.pri, whole genome shotgun sequence genome contains the following window.
tcaatctactaaatttattttaacatttgtgccccctattatttatttttattcctatgttttacacgtctgttgataaggtagataaaaggagcatcagacacaaggttttcataatcacacagtcacattgtgaaagctatatctgatccattttgagttaaattttgtttaGGGTGTAAAGTAGGtgtcctttttcattcctttggatatggatgtccaattcttccatgtccatttattgaagaggctattgTGCCCCAGTTCAGTGAACTtaggggctttgtcaaaaatcaaataatgatagatctgagggtctatttctgaactctcaattttattcctttgattgatatgtctatctttgtgccaaaaccatgctgttttgaccactgtgactttataataagctctGAACTCAGGAAGTGTgtctttccatttcattcttctttttcaggatgtttttggctatttgaggtccctttctcttccaagtaaatttgaaaattaactttTCATGTCtgcaaaataggttgttggaattttgatgggtattgcattgaatctgtagatctatttgggtagaattgacatcttaacatttaaccttacctatccatgaacatggaatgtctttccacctatttaggtcttcttcgatttcttttagcagtgttttgtagttttctgaacaCAGAAAGCTTGACATCCTTGATTAACTTTATTCCAGgtactttattattttagttgctattgtgaatggaatttttaaattcgCCTGTTTAGTTAGCTCATTACTggggtatagaaacactgctgagtTTTGCTATCCCACCACttcgctgaatttgtttattagctcaagtaactttgttgtagacttCTCGGAATTTTCCAAATACaagatcatgttgtctgcaaataatgaaagttgtacttcttcctttccaatttgatgccgTTTATTTCCTTAAGAACTTCAAGGGTCGTGTTAAAATCTACCACTAGGAATTGGGTAAGAGAGATTATGGTTGGGATTGGGGGTGGGGcactgggttttatttttaaaagggtggTCAGGGCAGGTGTCATTGAGTGAGATTGTGGAAGGGGTGTGTGGGGACTGGTCTGGGGTTATGGGTGCAGCCGGCCGGACAGGCTGGTGCTAGGCGTCGAGGGGGAGCTGCCACAGGAGTCTCTACTCAGTGATGTGGGGAGCTGGTAAAGCCCCTGCTACAACTTCAGAAGGCCCCTGCCCACCTGTCAAGAGGATGGACAGCATGCATGAGGCTGGGGGTTTGGAAACTGGAGATTTGTTAGGAGGTTGTTGTGGTGGTTCAAATGAGAGGGACCCAAAGCTCAGGCCAGGTGGGGCAGCTGTGATGGTAGGACATAGTGGCAGGACATGTTGGACACTTAATGTACTTGCAGGTGGGCTGGATGGGGAGGTGACTCCAAGGGTCCTGACCTGAGCCCCTGCAGACCATCGTGGCCCAGGTTTGGGGGATGTCCCAGGAGGTCAGTGTCAGCTGTACGCCCTCTGAGGTGTCTAAGGAATATTCTAGGTGGGGATGTCACAGCAGTTGAGTGCATATTCAGGGGAAGGTGGGACCTAGCAATTCCAGCGTGGGAGTCATTGGTGTTTGATGGTGGCAGTGGCATGGTCTGAGGGAGGACATGGAAGGGCGAGCAAAGATAAGTCCAAGGCCCAAGGCTCAAGGCTGGGGCCCACGTGTGACTGTGTGGGAGGCCTGGAGTGGTTTGCACTGGAGATGGTGAGCGGGAGCAGGGGTGAGGCggggaaatgggggtggggtggggtggaggtgtgggggCAAAGATGACAACAGCCGAGCTAGGCTGGAAGAGGGTACCGTGGTCTGACAGAGTGGGTGGAGAAGACCTGGGGGGGCACAGAGCCACCAAGGCCCTGCAAGCGCCAGGGCTCTGGAAGGGGGTCTGCAGGCTGGACAGATTCCTCAGGGCCCTGAAGGACAGCCAGGGGTGcgctggagtgggggtgggggtgggggcgcgaGGCTAGTGGGGAGCTCAACTCTGAGAGGCTGGGAGCAGATGGAgggcactgggggtggggggcagtggggggCAGTAAAGGGGATTCTAGAGCCGGCCTGGCCCCACAGCGCCCGCCTCCTCCGCGCAGCCCTCGGCCTGGGCTGAGTGTTGACGTGTTAGGAGAGGTGGCGGCTGGAGAGGGCGCAAAGGCCAGCAAGGGCCAGGGCCGGGGAGCCGAGGAGGCGTGCAAACCAGCCTGGGCGAGGACGGGGCGGCCTGGAGGCGCGGCTGAGGAGCTGGGCGCGGCCAGGAGAGGGAGGGGCAGCACCTGGGCCGGCCCCTCCGGCCCGCCTTCCCTCAGGCAGTTTCACTTTTGTTTTCCCGGCCAGGCCGCAGCCTTTGGTGCGAGCGAGGCGCGGGGGAGCAGGCGGGCGGCTGACGGACTGGAGCCGGTGGGCCGAGTGCCTAAGTGCTGAGCCGCCAGGCCGGTGGTGTGTGCTGTGTGTAAGCGCGGGACTGGGGTGTGTGTAATTGCGGGACTGGGGTATGTGTATCCGCGGGACTGGGGTGCGTTTTAAGGTGCGGGACTAGGGGTCCGCGGAGGGAGCATTCCCCACCCACTCGGTGCCCCCCAGGGTCTCCATGGCAGAGGCGGAGGGGGGCGCAGCAGTGGAGCTCGGTGGGCTGCCCCCCGACGTGCCCGACGAGCTGCTCACGCTCTACTTCGAGAACCGCCGGCGCTCTGGGGGTGGCCCGGTGTCGAGCTGGCAGAGACTTGGCCGCGGGGGCATCCTCACCTTCCGGGAGCCCGCAGGTGAGGGGACCGGCAGACGGGGTGGCCTGGGTGCCCGGACCGCCGTTCCCACAGCGCTGACTCCCACAGCGCTGACCCCACCCCCGTCCGCAGACGCTGAGAGGGTCCTGGCCCGGGGGCCCCACGTCCTGCAGCAAGTGCGGCTGAGCCTGCGGCCGGCTCCGCCTTGGGCCCCCGACCGTCTGCTGTTCCAGGGGCTGCCCCTTGGACTGGCGCCTCAACGCCTGGAGCAGCACATGCAGGCCCTGCTGCGGGCAGTGGGACATCCGGAGATGCCCTGCCGGGTCCTGGCCAGTCCGCGGCAGGACCGGACCCTGGTCCAGCTGTCAGAACCCTTGTCTGAGGCAGGTGAGAGGTGGGCCTGGGGTGGAGGTGCGGGTGAGGGGCTGGCCCTGGActgacccctccctctctgcAGATGTTGGCGCCCTGGGTCAGCAGGCCAGAACTCTGGGCCTGGATGGGGCAGCAGTGTCCCTGGCCCGGGTGCCCCAGGCACGAGCCGTGCGTGTGGTGGGGGACATCCCCCCTGCAGACCTGCTGCTGCTGGAGCTGTACCTGGAGAATGAGCGCCGCAGTGGTGGGGGGGCCCTGGAAAGCCTGTGCAGCCTGCCTGGGGACCTGGGGACCGTCTTCTCCTTCCAGCAGTGGCAGGGTGAGTGGGGCTGTGGACCAGATGGTCTGGGTTCCCCCTCCTGTGGGCCCTGACAGGCTCTGGTCCTTTCCCTTCCAGTGGCAGAGCGGGTGCTACAGCGGGATCACTTGCTGCAGGACTCAAAGCTGAGTCTCGTCCCTCACTACGAAGCCCTGGACCCTGAGGAACTTGCTGCCGATACCAGTGGAGGGGACTGCCTAGCCCAGCAGGGGCCCAGAACCACCGAGGATGCTTTCCTGGAGGCTAGAGGGCCGACGAGGGCATGGAAGGGCACAGGGACAGTGGACTCTGTGGTGGCCCAGAGTCAATCAGGAACCACTCTGAGGACAGGCCCCATGGGGTTGCTGGAGCCGGAGGAGACAGCGAGCTTGAGACCTGGGGGAACTCTGGGACAGGAGGGCCTGGCGTGGGCCCAGCCTGTGGGGTTGCCGGGGCAGGTGGGGCCTGTGATCCTGGAGCCTGTGAGGTCAACAGAGCAGGCGGGGTCTGTGGGGTCGCCAGAGCAGGTTGAGTCTGTGATCCTGGAGCCTGTGGTGTCACCGGTGCAGGCAGGGTCTGTGGGGTCACCGGTGCAGGTGGGGTCTGTGGGGTCACCAGTGCAGGTGGGGCCTGTGATCCTGGAGCCTGTGGTGTCACCGGTGCAGGCGGGGTCTGTGGGGTCACCGGTGCAGGTGGGGCCTGTGATCCTGGAGCCTGTGGTGTCACCGGTGCAGGCGGGGTCTGTGGGGTCACCGGTGCAGGTGGGGCCTGTGATCCTGGAGCCTGTGGTGTCACCGGTGCAGGCGGGGTCTGTGGGGTCACCGGTGCAGGTGGGGCCTGTTATCCTGGAGCCTGTGGGGTCACGGGAGCAGGTGGGGTCTATGAGGTCACCAGAACAGGGGGAGTCTGTGGTCCTGAAGCCTGTGGGGTCACCAGGGCAGGTGGGGCCTGTGATGCTAGAGCCTATGGGGTTACCAGAGCAGGTGGGGTCTGTGGGGTCATCAGGGCTGGTGGGGTCTGTGAGCCAGGAGCCTGTGGGTTTCCCGGAGCAGGTGGCGTCTGTGCAGACAGCGTCCGTGAGCCTAGAATCTGTGGCGTCACGGGAGCATGTGAGGCCTGTGATCCAGGAGCCTGTGGTGTCCATGATGCAGACAGGGCCAGTGGAGATAGTGCTGTCCATGGAGCCAGGGGCTCTGCGCTTCATGCAGCTCTACCACGAGGACCTCCTTGCCAGCCTGGGAGACATTGACCTCTTCCCACTGGAAGGAGCAGATGTGACTGGTTTTCAGGTAAGTGACCCTTGAGTGCCCCCTTTGGCTCCCCTCCTTCCCTGTGCCCTAAATCTGCACAGTGGGCCTAACCCTAATTTCTTTGTGGCCCTGCAGCTCTGTGGAGCCCTGGCCCCATGCCAGGCTGCCGAGGAATTCCTGCGGAGTCTGCTGGGCAGCATCAGCTGCCACGTGCTGAACCTGAAGCTGCCTGGCAGTGCCGGCTTCCTGCTGAGCCCGGAAGGGCAGCACCTCCTGCAGGGGCTGGAGGCTCAGTTCCAGTGTGTCTTTGGAACAGAGCGGCTGACGAGGGCAGCCCTGGAGACAGACCCCGGAGAGGTACAATGGAGTGCTGCCCCACATCTCCATCTTTTTCCACTCCAGCCCCACGTGCCTCCTGTGCTCTTGCCCAAGGCAGGAACAGGGTATGAGCCCCTCAGGCCCTGACCTCCCCTCCCTACAGGTGGACCCCATCGAGGCCCTCCAGGCCCTGGCTGGCCAAAACCACACCCCATGGCCCCCAAACAGTTCTGGCAGTGACCAGGAAGCTGCAAGCCTAGGTAAGGTTAAGGCTGCTGCTCATTCCATCCTTCTCACTCACAACTGTCTCATGACCCTTGCTAACCCCCCAGGCCCCCAAAACCtgctttccatctttccttcagCTTTACCCTGCCTTGGGCCCCAATCCCTGACTCGGTAGCCTCTCTTGTCCCCAGAAGAGGTCCGAGAGCTGCTTGCCACCCTGGAGGGCCTGGACAGGGAGGAGCGGCTACTCCCGACGTTGGAAGAGGAGCCTGAGGAGGGGGTGAGTGCGGATGGTTTGGAGGAGGCCAGAGAGCAGGCATTGGAGGAGGAGCCCGTGGTCCCCAGCACTGGAGTGACCCGGCTGGAGGAGGAGGCTGCATTGCAACTGGCCCTCCACCGGTCACTGGAGCCCCGAGGCCCGGAAGCTGAGCAGGAGGAAGTAGCTGCGCTGCAACGAGCCTTGGCCCTGTCACTGCTGGAGCGGCCCCTGATGGAGGTAGAGGAGCCCCCAGGCAGCGGGCAGCAGCTGGTGGTGCACGCAGCCTTCGAGCAGGACCTGGGGGAGTTGGACCAGGCACTGGGGGCTGCCTTGGAGGGCCAGCTCCGGGAGGAGACAGTAGGCACCCAGGGTCGCGTGCTGCCCGCCAGGCTCCAGGTCCAGCTGGAGCGGTGCCACGGCGTGAGTGTGACCCTGTGTGATGACTGTGCTGTGCTCCGTGGCTTTGGGGCCCAGCCTGCCCGTGCGGCCCGCCACCTTGCAGCGCTGCTGACCGATCCCCAGGACCAGAGCttggtctggcctctggcagcTTCAGCCTCCACCTGTGAGTTGGTTCTGGCTCTGTTGGGGGGCAGCTATCAGGGACTGCCCCACAGGTGTGGCCCTGACCCCTTCCTCCCCGTGTGTCAGGCCCACAGCCGAGGCCTACAGGGCCCTTGAGCGGGCTGGAGCGTCTGGCTGAGAGCACCAGCGAGTTCCAGGAGGTGGTGCGAGCCTTCTCTGACAGCCTGGATGCTGCCTATGGCAGGATCCGTATTGTCCAGGTGAGTCCACGCCTGGCACACCTGCGCTGCAGCCTCCTGGGCTCTAGGCACCGTCCATGCCTGGCCAAGAATGGGCTGTTGCTCTTGCTAGCCCAGGGCCCCCAGTCCCTGTCAGCTGCTGCTTGCCCTCTGTCCACTCTTTTCATTGCCAGGAGCTGCCTGCCCGGGGCTCGTGGAAGCTAACAGGGATGGGGGTACCGAGGTGTCCTAGCCTCGTTCCTGCCAGATGAATTACAATACCTGGATGGAGGGACAGAAGGGCATAGAGGTTGGGGGGGCCCGAGTGGACACAAGGAAGCCCAGTGAGTGCAAGTAGGTGAGGAAGAGGTGGGGTGGCCTCTGTGGGGGGTGCAGGCCTGAGGGGCTGGTGGGGCTGCGAAGTGGCAAGTGAGTATGAGGGTCAAGAGCCAGTGAGGGTGAGGGCAGGGCTCTGCAAATGTAGACAATAAGCTGGTGATGCAAGGAGGGCAGGAGAGGGACAGTCTCCTAGCTGCACCCAGGTGAGAAAGGGAGCCGGGTCAGTGTGGGGCACTGTGGGGCAGTCTGCTCAGGGCTGTGGCTGGGGTCCACCCGGAGCTCTGGGAGACCTCCCAGACCTACTGCTGCAGGATCTGGATTAACTAATTAAGAATACAACTTGGGGCATGACGGGTATGGGGCTGCGGAGGAGAACGGGGGAGGAAGGGAGGCGGGAACCTAGCCCCACTCGCTGCAGGGTAGAAGTGTGGTGGGCTGAGGACAGCAGGTCTGATTGTCCCTGAATCCTCTGGTGGACCCTGCAGAGCAGGTGTGCACAGCCCATCTGAAGGGTAATGACAAGGTTAGCCAAGGATAAAGGACAGGCTGAGGCCAATACCAGAAGTTTCCTGTGGTGGGTGAAGAGCCCCGCGAGTAGGACGGACCAAGCCAAGTCTCCCTCGAAACCCTGCACAGGGGCCTCGGTGGGCTCCAGAGTTGCTCCCCAGATTTAGGCTGGCCTCGGccaggaggggaggaaggggtgCTGAACTCCCGCTTGGGAACAGGGCACCGGACTCCCTCTTCCCCGGGGAGCCGCCTGAGCCCTCATTGCAGGGGCATGAGCCCAGGCTCTATGGGAGGTGGCAGCATCTTTTCCTACGTTCTGACCTTCCACTATCCCGGAGCTGATGCACGGTCTGGGGATACTGGGAGCTGTAGTATTAGACGCGCGGGTAGAGGTTGGGGATGGGTATACATCTGTGAGAGGAAGAGCCTCAGGGCTGCCCCACCAAGGCCTCAATGCTGAACTCGAGGCAGGCAGCCTGGCCCCTGCCATCCTCACGCCCCGTCCCTCTCTCTCTGGGCCACCACCTCCCACCAAGCATACCACCCCACATCTCTTCGACCCCACCTCCACTGCCTGTCACAAGGCCACTCCACCATTCTCCCCTTTCTGGTTTTGCTAATCAGATGCACTTGGTATTTCCAGCCTGCACCTTGAAGACTCTAGGTGGTGCACCAGAGTCTCCCTTCTCATTTAACACCTTTAGAGGCCGCCTCCTGCTTTCCTGTGGGAAAGGCGAGGAGAATGGTAGTACTCGCCAcccttcaccccccacccccctgccttGATCCCCAGGCTTTGCCCCCCTCTTCCACTTGGTTCTGCCCTCCTTTACTGCCTCCACTCCCTCCAGGCTCACTTTGGTCAGTTACATTACTTTTATTACAGGGTCAAGGTTTTCAGGCTTTGTATTCTATCCTGTAACTACCGTGAAACTTTCCTGCTTTGGCCTATAGACGAATTtcaatgatggaaatattttggctATAGAATATGAAACCCtcattattaaaaccttgcaGCTTGAGACAGTGTTCCCGGAGCCAGGCCGAAGAGATCCTCTGGCTTTTTTGGGATGTGCTTGTTCTCCTGGGTCACTCTTGGCTGCCGGGTTGCTCTTGCATAGAGGCTTTTACTGTTTAGTAGGAGTGTCTCTCCTTGAGTGGGTACCAAGCATCGTTGACTTTTTTAAtgcatttcctcttttacagtgAGAGCTATTTTGCAACTATAATTTTGAGACTGGTGTAAAAGTCCCACGTTCTTTCATGTCCTAATATGCTCTTATCTTGTCTACTCCTTGACAATAGTTTGGCTGGTTTTAGTGCTCAGGTTCAAAATACTTTTTCCTTCAAAACTtgaaaacattgttttttttctttaccattcattaaaaaaaaaattccctccaTGGGTtattcgctttttttttttttaagcagaacagtttttaagctttttattatggaaattttcaaacacaGAACCCATCAAACAGCTTTAAAGATCACTGACattcagttttttttctgtttaatgtgTTCTTTACCCTTACTTATTTTCTGATGGAGCtcatttttactaatttttaattaCACAAGTGATACATAAATACATTCAGCTTCAAAAAGCAACAACACAGAACACTATTAATAAAGGTACCCTGCCCCAAATCATTcgctctttatttatttttttgagcaGAGCAATTTAACTGTCTCTggttttcttacattttatttttagagaagttacaggtttacagaaagatcatgcggaaaatacaaagttcccatatgcCCACCCCCGTTTTTTAAAagttgcattagtatggtacttttattacaattaagaaaatattattgtaattgtactattaactatagttcatagcttatcttagggctcactgtttgtgttttacagtcctatgggtatttttgtatttttattctagcaacatatatacaatctaaaatttcctcttttaaccacattcaaatacataattcagtggtgttaattacattcacaaagtttggttaccatcaccactatacATTACCAACagttttccatcacctcaaacagaaactctgcactaaTTAAgaattaattccccattctctaccctcaccCCAACCCTGGTAAATAGTACTCTAGTTTCAgactctatgactttgcttattctaattatttcttatcagtgcgatcataaaatatttttccttttgggtctgccttattttactcaacatgatgtcttcagggttcatccatgtcacacgtatcagaacttcgttccttttgcagatgaataatattcaattgtatgtatatgccatattttgctTACCAAGCATtgctgatagacacttgggttgcttccatcttttggcaattgtgaataatgtcgctatgaacattggtgtgcaagtatcttagtccctgctttcaattcttttggtataTATTTAGAATTGGGATGGCTGAGTCTTATGGTaggtctatacttagctttctgaggaactgccaaacagtcttccacagtggctgaaccattttatctCACCACCGACAATGAacacatgtttccatttctccacatctccaaatcttatttttcactttttaaaaaatagtagccattctagtggtgtgACATCTCATTGCGGTTTTCATTTGCCTTCCTCTAATGACTagagctgagcatcttttcatgcatttataggccatttgtatatcttcagagaaatgtcttttcaaatcttttgctcatttttaaattaagatatttgtctttttgttgttgagttgtaggatttctttatcaATCCTAAACATTGAACCCTTATCAGAtagatggtttccaaatattttctcccattctctaagttgtctttctactttcaggatgagtaccatgctgttttggccactgcggctttgtaatatgctttaaagccaggaagGTTGAGTCCTTTAATTttcgttctttttcaagatggtttgcTGTTTGGGGCTCcttacttttccaaataaatatgatgattggctttttcatttctgcaaagtaggtttttagaattttgatttggatcacattgaatctgtaaattattgggtggaattgacatcttgacaatatttaatattccagtccatgaacacagaatgtcgtTCCATTTATTcaggcttctttgatttctgttagcaGTGGTTTGTAGTTATCCATGTGTAAGTACTTTACATCctgggttaaatttattctttgagtgttgattcttgtatttgctattataaatggaattttttttcaatttactcttcagattgttcattactagtgtctAGAAACACTACTAGTTTTTGCTTGATGCTGACTTtgtttatcagctctagtagctttgtggcAAAAATTTTGGGATTTTctttataaagatatatatatatatataggatcatattgTCTGcgaatatggaaaatatttactTCTTCGTTTCCAGTTTTCAAGCCCTTAggttctttttcttgccttcttgttttggctagaacttccagcacaatgttgaataacaatggtgacagtcgGCATCCTTgtttgttcccaatcttagagggaaagatttcagtctcttaCCAGTGAATATGATATTATTGGTGGATTGTTCATAAATATCCTTTATCAGATTAAGGAACTTCCCTTCTGTTCTTGGTTTTATGGTATTTTAATCAAGAAGGAAtgctgattttgtcaaatgtcttttctgcgtcaactgagatggtcatgtgagtttctcctttattctattaatatggtgtattacattatgtgatgttattacattaattggttttcttatgttgaatcatccttacATGCTAGGTTAAATCCTGCTTGATCTTGGTGTTACAATTCTTTTTATGTGCTCGTATTTTGATGAGGGTTTTTACATTTCTACTCATAAGgcatattggtctgtaattttcttttcttgtggtatctttatttggcttaggatattagggtgatgctggcctcatagaatgaattgggaagtgtcccctcctcttcaatgttttggaagagttgagcagggttggtattaattcttcttagaatgttcagaatgtttgttttccattttttaacttgttattggtttgtttcaatcttttatttcatcttgagtcagtgCAGATAGTTTATgtttctatttgtctattttgtctaagttatttaatttttggtatattactGTTCATTATATCctcataatcttttttatttctgtggggccagtagTAATGcctcccctttcatttctaatctagTTATTTGtgttgtctctttttctttgtcagtctagctaaaggtttgttgattttatcgatccttttttaaaaccagtttttttgtttcattgagtctcactactgttttttttaacttttttattgtataatataacatatgtacaaagcaaagaaagaaaaaagcaatcattttcaaagcactcttaaacaagtagttacaggacagatcccagagtttgtcatgggatgccatcctctcatatttttccttctagctgctccagaatataggaggctagaagacataaatttttttatcataatcgactttttttgtgaaaaataactatatactaaaaaggcaatacatttcaaagcacagcaccacaattagttatagaataaatttcagagtttggcatggattacagttccacaatttcaggtttttacttctagctgctttaagatactggagactaaaagagatatcaatttaatgattgagcaatcatattcatttgttaaatcctatcctctctgaatgactccaccatcacctttgatctttctgtccctctctttaggggtgtttgggctatggcattctaaatttctcatatgaAAGACTTAAGATTACAGGTACAGAGgcctgtcactgatatggggtagggagatggaactatctgatgttctggagaggctgtcccctctaggtctcaggacttaactggtccaggaacccatctgggtgctgtaggtttctggaaagttattctagtgcatggaatctgtgtggaattttatatattgccctaggtattctttaggactggctggaatggtcctggttggggtttggcaggttatgataggtagcaaggtctaactgaagcttgcataagagcaacctccagagtagcctttcaact
Protein-coding sequences here:
- the PARP10 gene encoding protein mono-ADP-ribosyltransferase PARP10 isoform X2, whose product is MAEAEGGAAVELGGLPPDVPDELLTLYFENRRRSGGGPVSSWQRLGRGGILTFREPADAERVLARGPHVLQQVRLSLRPAPPWAPDRLLFQGLPLGLAPQRLEQHMQALLRAVGHPEMPCRVLASPRQDRTLVQLSEPLSEADVGALGQQARTLGLDGAAVSLARVPQARAVRVVGDIPPADLLLLELYLENERRSGGGALESLCSLPGDLGTVFSFQQWQVAERVLQRDHLLQDSKLSLVPHYEALDPEELAADTSGGDCLAQQGPRTTEDAFLEARGPTRAWKGTGTVDSVVAQSQSGTTLRTGPMGLLEPEETASLRPGGTLGQEGLAWAQPVGLPGQVGPVILEPVRSTEQAGSVGSPEQVESVILEPVVSPVQAGSVGSPVQVGSVGSPVQVGPVILEPVVSPVQAGSVGSPVQVGPVILEPVVSPVQAGSVGSPVQVGPVILEPVVSPVQAGSVGSPVQVGPVILEPVGSREQVGSMRSPEQGESVVLKPVGSPGQVGPVMLEPMGLPEQVGSVGSSGLVGSVSQEPVGFPEQVASVQTASVSLESVASREHVRPVIQEPVVSMMQTGPVEIVLSMEPGALRFMQLYHEDLLASLGDIDLFPLEGADVTGFQLCGALAPCQAAEEFLRSLLGSISCHVLNLKLPGSAGFLLSPEGQHLLQGLEAQFQCVFGTERLTRAALETDPGEVDPIEALQALAGQNHTPWPPNSSGSDQEAASLEVRELLATLEGLDREERLLPTLEEEPEEGVSADGLEEAREQALEEEPVVPSTGVTRLEEEAALQLALHRSLEPRGPEAEQEEVAALQRALALSLLERPLMEVEEPPGSGQQLVVHAAFEQDLGELDQALGAALEGQLREETVGTQGRVLPARLQVQLERCHGVSVTLCDDCAVLRGFGAQPARAARHLAALLTDPQDQSLVWPLAASASTCPQPRPTGPLSGLERLAESTSEFQEVVRAFSDSLDAAYGRIRIVQVERVSLPLLQQQYELHRQRMEQRCDRRRVEQVLYHGTSASAVPEICAHGFNRSFCGRNGTLYGQGVYFARRASLSVQDRYSPPDDRGYKAVFVAQVLTGDYGQGSRGLRAPPLRDSGSSPLRYDSTVDCLLQPSIFVIFHDTQALPTHLITCENVLQSSLGDLSGSPGHSPAS
- the PARP10 gene encoding protein mono-ADP-ribosyltransferase PARP10 isoform X1 produces the protein MAEAEGGAAVELGGLPPDVPDELLTLYFENRRRSGGGPVSSWQRLGRGGILTFREPADAERVLARGPHVLQQVRLSLRPAPPWAPDRLLFQGLPLGLAPQRLEQHMQALLRAVGHPEMPCRVLASPRQDRTLVQLSEPLSEADVGALGQQARTLGLDGAAVSLARVPQARAVRVVGDIPPADLLLLELYLENERRSGGGALESLCSLPGDLGTVFSFQQWQVAERVLQRDHLLQDSKLSLVPHYEALDPEELAADTSGGDCLAQQGPRTTEDAFLEARGPTRAWKGTGTVDSVVAQSQSGTTLRTGPMGLLEPEETASLRPGGTLGQEGLAWAQPVGLPGQVGPVILEPVRSTEQAGSVGSPEQVESVILEPVVSPVQAGSVGSPVQVGSVGSPVQVGPVILEPVVSPVQAGSVGSPVQVGPVILEPVVSPVQAGSVGSPVQVGPVILEPVVSPVQAGSVGSPVQVGPVILEPVGSREQVGSMRSPEQGESVVLKPVGSPGQVGPVMLEPMGLPEQVGSVGSSGLVGSVSQEPVGFPEQVASVQTASVSLESVASREHVRPVIQEPVVSMMQTGPVEIVLSMEPGALRFMQLYHEDLLASLGDIDLFPLEGADVTGFQLCGALAPCQAAEEFLRSLLGSISCHVLNLKLPGSAGFLLSPEGQHLLQGLEAQFQCVFGTERLTRAALETDPGEVDPIEALQALAGQNHTPWPPNSSGSDQEAASLEEVRELLATLEGLDREERLLPTLEEEPEEGVSADGLEEAREQALEEEPVVPSTGVTRLEEEAALQLALHRSLEPRGPEAEQEEVAALQRALALSLLERPLMEVEEPPGSGQQLVVHAAFEQDLGELDQALGAALEGQLREETVGTQGRVLPARLQVQLERCHGVSVTLCDDCAVLRGFGAQPARAARHLAALLTDPQDQSLVWPLAASASTCPQPRPTGPLSGLERLAESTSEFQEVVRAFSDSLDAAYGRIRIVQVERVSLPLLQQQYELHRQRMEQRCDRRRVEQVLYHGTSASAVPEICAHGFNRSFCGRNGTLYGQGVYFARRASLSVQDRYSPPDDRGYKAVFVAQVLTGDYGQGSRGLRAPPLRDSGSSPLRYDSTVDCLLQPSIFVIFHDTQALPTHLITCENVLQSSLGDLSGSPGHSPAS